Proteins found in one Agaribacterium sp. ZY112 genomic segment:
- a CDS encoding SIS domain-containing protein, producing the protein MTTERVYNLFRESIEAKMEVGEQLAAPLSLAAEYISEALLNGNKILAAGNGSSAALAQIFCSAMVDRFEQERPSLPALWLGSYMNTAISMSNDQGLHEAFSKPVRALGQSGDILLLLSCNGFARNLIQAISAAHDRGMRVIALTGRDGGDVSSLIAAEDLELRATINKRSHVHEVHLLSIHCLLELIDSNLFGLGDAQ; encoded by the coding sequence ATGACAACTGAACGCGTCTACAACCTTTTTCGAGAGAGCATTGAAGCTAAAATGGAGGTTGGCGAGCAACTAGCCGCTCCTCTGAGCCTTGCTGCCGAATATATCAGCGAAGCCTTACTCAACGGCAACAAAATTTTGGCCGCGGGCAACGGCTCTTCCGCTGCACTGGCGCAAATTTTTTGCTCTGCCATGGTTGACCGCTTTGAGCAAGAGCGCCCAAGCCTACCTGCCTTATGGTTAGGTAGCTATATGAACACAGCTATTTCAATGAGTAATGACCAAGGTTTACATGAAGCCTTTTCTAAACCCGTGCGAGCACTGGGGCAGAGTGGCGATATTCTGTTATTACTTAGCTGCAATGGCTTTGCTCGAAACCTTATTCAAGCAATTAGCGCAGCACATGATAGAGGCATGAGAGTAATAGCCTTAACAGGCCGTGACGGCGGTGATGTAAGCTCGTTAATTGCAGCAGAGGACTTAGAGCTTCGAGCAACTATCAACAAACGCTCACATGTTCACGAGGTACACCTGCTCAGCATTCACTGTTTACTTGAACTAATCGACAGCAACCTATTTGGATTAGGTGATGCACAATAA
- a CDS encoding YraN family protein gives MPINSRDIGKQAEQQARHHLEHKGLTFREQNFSCKHGEIDLIMLDKDALVFVEVRYRKNHAYGGAAASVTIQKQTKVRHSAEYYLQINELTTACRFDVVAISANDIEWICGAF, from the coding sequence ATGCCCATCAATAGTAGAGATATAGGCAAGCAGGCCGAGCAACAGGCTCGCCACCACCTTGAACACAAAGGCCTAACGTTTCGAGAGCAGAACTTTTCATGTAAGCATGGTGAAATAGACCTCATCATGCTCGACAAAGACGCTCTAGTTTTTGTCGAAGTCCGCTACCGAAAAAATCATGCTTATGGTGGTGCCGCCGCATCTGTCACCATACAAAAACAAACAAAAGTTCGTCATAGTGCCGAATACTATTTACAAATAAACGAACTCACTACAGCTTGCCGTTTTGATGTCGTGGCCATTAGCGCCAACGACATCGAATGGATTTGCGGAGCTTTTTAA
- a CDS encoding penicillin-binding protein activator — protein MMFFSSRIKLNQSKSLIAATCVGAALLLGSCGSTPTQQNASDFELSSNNIDSYLEEASTLPITERIIRQLNAAEFLFKQGQIDRCHTLLDSIEQSKTNENQYLRLTLLKSAVALKDGEPYLAQRYLFDAKLDQNVDTQYSELRIKLLDQRATLMFDQDNYIRAFEQRIALGLLLKTDDERAQLNHDLLWEYLAELDESELTRLSQEETNQVKAGWYSLAALSKRNAANYRQQIQEIQQWQMNWPTHPANQLLPADLIVILQLADQQVQQIAVLLPLSGKLESLGKAIQEGLLAAYYNDLQTSPLTPELRFFDSNTDDITALYDKAVAEGAELIIGPLSKKQILSLSNYPERKVTTLALNTASKEPLKTNVNEQRENSLGERPTEFNPAQSETTVTSDPASTEQEAASTARLYQFSLAIEDEAEQIAKRVWRDGHRQGLIITPNNSWGKRGADTFSSQWQALDGNILGQETYKEQRAYSKLIESAVAVDQSKARHQQMQRLLKQKLEFEPRKRKDIDFIFLLARPTQARQLLPLLSYHYAGDIPVYASSQVYEGKSSKKLSDLNGLRFSSMPWLLDNTIKEQQDIAQNGANLAALQQLYALGVDAYHIYPRLEQLKNIPQAQFYGSTGKLSINSDLRIIRQQNFGEIKNGRAIELKTETNAHQ, from the coding sequence ATGATGTTTTTTAGTTCAAGAATTAAGCTAAACCAAAGTAAAAGCCTAATAGCGGCAACATGTGTTGGCGCAGCCCTACTCCTAGGCAGCTGTGGTTCAACCCCCACCCAGCAAAATGCCAGTGATTTTGAGCTAAGTAGTAACAATATAGACAGCTACTTAGAAGAAGCTTCAACGCTACCTATAACCGAACGCATCATACGGCAATTAAATGCAGCAGAGTTCTTATTTAAGCAAGGCCAGATCGACCGCTGCCACACCTTGCTTGACAGTATCGAGCAAAGCAAGACCAATGAAAATCAATATTTACGACTCACACTTCTAAAAAGTGCCGTTGCCCTAAAAGACGGGGAACCCTATCTTGCCCAACGCTATCTATTTGACGCAAAGCTAGATCAGAATGTCGATACCCAATACTCTGAACTTCGGATCAAGCTACTCGATCAGCGTGCAACACTCATGTTTGATCAAGACAACTATATCCGTGCATTTGAACAGCGCATTGCACTTGGCCTTCTTCTTAAAACCGACGATGAGCGCGCGCAATTAAATCACGACCTACTATGGGAATACCTAGCCGAACTGGATGAAAGCGAACTAACCAGACTAAGCCAAGAAGAAACAAACCAAGTAAAAGCAGGCTGGTATTCACTTGCAGCATTAAGCAAACGTAATGCTGCCAACTATCGCCAACAAATCCAGGAAATTCAGCAATGGCAAATGAACTGGCCTACACACCCGGCTAATCAACTTCTACCGGCTGACTTAATTGTTATTCTGCAACTAGCCGATCAACAAGTTCAGCAGATAGCGGTGCTTCTACCGCTATCTGGAAAGCTTGAAAGTTTAGGCAAGGCCATCCAAGAAGGCCTTTTGGCGGCTTATTATAATGACCTACAAACATCACCACTAACGCCTGAGCTGCGTTTTTTTGATAGTAATACCGATGACATCACTGCCCTCTACGATAAGGCGGTGGCTGAAGGAGCCGAACTCATCATTGGGCCATTAAGTAAAAAACAAATTCTCAGTTTAAGTAATTACCCAGAGCGTAAAGTAACAACGCTCGCCTTAAATACAGCCAGTAAAGAGCCCTTAAAAACAAACGTAAATGAGCAAAGAGAAAACTCATTAGGTGAACGCCCTACAGAGTTCAATCCCGCTCAGAGTGAAACAACAGTAACATCGGATCCCGCAAGCACTGAGCAAGAAGCAGCTAGTACGGCTAGGCTCTACCAGTTCAGCTTGGCCATTGAAGACGAAGCTGAGCAAATTGCAAAACGCGTTTGGCGCGACGGCCACCGACAAGGCTTGATCATTACGCCCAACAATAGCTGGGGGAAACGTGGTGCAGATACCTTCAGCAGCCAATGGCAAGCACTAGATGGCAACATCCTTGGGCAAGAGACGTATAAAGAACAACGCGCCTACTCAAAACTCATTGAGTCTGCTGTTGCTGTCGACCAAAGCAAGGCCAGACACCAGCAAATGCAGCGCCTATTGAAGCAAAAGCTTGAATTTGAGCCTCGTAAGCGTAAAGACATAGACTTTATTTTCTTACTTGCTCGACCAACACAAGCTCGCCAATTATTACCTTTATTGTCTTACCACTACGCCGGTGACATTCCGGTATATGCAAGCAGCCAAGTTTATGAAGGCAAAAGCAGCAAAAAACTCAGCGATTTAAACGGTCTACGCTTCTCTAGCATGCCATGGCTACTCGATAACACTATTAAAGAGCAGCAAGACATAGCACAAAACGGAGCCAACCTTGCAGCCCTTCAACAACTCTATGCCTTAGGGGTCGATGCTTATCACATCTACCCAAGATTGGAGCAATTAAAAAATATTCCTCAGGCTCAATTTTATGGCAGCACGGGTAAATTAAGCATTAACTCGGACTTACGTATTATTCGTCAGCAGAATTTTGGCGAAATTAAAAATGGGCGTGCAATTGAACTAAAAACAGAAACAAATGCCCATCAATAG
- the rsmI gene encoding 16S rRNA (cytidine(1402)-2'-O)-methyltransferase, translated as MSKDGVLYIVATPIGNLDDLSVRALNTLKSVDLIAAEDTRHSKRLMNHFGIDTKLIAYHDHSSEQKSAQLIERLAAGEKIALISDAGTPLINDPGYRIVSEARELGLTVVPVPGPSAPITALSASGLPTDSFAFVGFVPAKSHARKQFFERHGAAAHTLVCFESPHRVLASIEEAVEVLGGERKAVLARELTKTFETFLGGTLGDIHAALMADGNQCRGEMVLMISPAEKEQCVLEIDEPTEQMLMALCDELPPKKAASLVSQFSGVPKKLLYQRAVELKS; from the coding sequence ATGAGTAAAGATGGTGTCCTCTATATTGTCGCGACTCCTATTGGTAACCTCGACGATCTCTCGGTTAGGGCATTAAATACCCTGAAGTCAGTGGATCTGATCGCAGCTGAAGATACCCGTCACAGTAAGCGACTTATGAACCATTTTGGTATCGATACAAAGCTCATTGCCTATCATGATCACAGTAGTGAGCAGAAAAGTGCACAGCTAATTGAGCGTTTGGCTGCGGGTGAAAAGATTGCGCTAATTTCGGATGCGGGAACCCCTCTTATTAATGACCCAGGTTATCGTATAGTTAGCGAGGCTCGTGAGCTGGGCTTAACCGTGGTGCCCGTGCCAGGCCCCAGTGCGCCTATTACGGCGCTTAGTGCCTCGGGCTTGCCTACTGATAGCTTTGCCTTTGTCGGTTTTGTGCCAGCTAAGTCGCATGCTAGAAAACAGTTTTTTGAGCGCCACGGTGCGGCAGCTCATACGTTGGTTTGTTTTGAGAGTCCTCATAGGGTGTTAGCTTCTATAGAGGAGGCGGTTGAGGTGCTTGGTGGCGAGCGAAAAGCTGTACTTGCTAGAGAGCTGACTAAAACATTTGAGACTTTTTTGGGGGGCACTTTAGGTGATATTCATGCTGCGCTTATGGCTGATGGCAATCAATGTCGTGGTGAAATGGTGTTAATGATCAGTCCTGCGGAGAAAGAACAGTGTGTTCTCGAGATAGACGAACCTACTGAGCAAATGCTTATGGCTTTGTGTGATGAGTTGCCACCTAAAAAAGCGGCGAGTCTTGTCAGTCAGTTTAGTGGGGTACCGAAAAAGCTTTTGTACCAGAGGGCGGTCGAATTAAAGTCTTAG
- a CDS encoding anhydro-N-acetylmuramic acid kinase — MSSRPERYIGLMSGTSVDGIDAALLEIDNTSIKLIAHHEAVFDSDLQQQILDLFEPANNEIDRLGQVDIALAEAYAQAVKSLLQQNQIEPSTIRAIGCHGQTIRHRPNLDKGFTLQIGDANLLATQCGIEVVADFRRKDIALGGEGAPLSPAFNAFLAQGEKCAFLNIGGIANISLIDTEVQGWDTGPGNGLIDAWFRRHHQQHKQSYDKNGSWAKTGQCSEQLLKLLLQHSYFSKRAPKSTGKEEFTLGWLDSIVEQEHPISPEDVQATLVELSAISIANELNEQAQGLKVYVSGGGIHNKYLMQRLSKYSKSQLCSSAELGINPDWMEAAAFAWLAQRFITRQTGNIPSVTGAKRSAVLGSLYLPD; from the coding sequence ATGAGTTCAAGACCTGAACGCTATATCGGCTTAATGAGCGGCACCAGCGTTGACGGAATCGACGCTGCCTTGCTAGAAATAGATAACACCTCGATAAAACTAATTGCTCACCACGAAGCGGTTTTTGACAGTGATCTGCAGCAGCAGATACTCGACTTATTCGAGCCTGCAAACAATGAAATTGACAGGCTTGGGCAAGTTGATATTGCTTTGGCTGAAGCATACGCTCAAGCCGTTAAGAGCCTACTACAGCAAAACCAAATAGAACCTAGCACAATTCGAGCAATCGGCTGCCACGGGCAAACCATTCGTCATCGCCCTAACTTAGATAAAGGCTTCACACTACAAATTGGCGATGCGAACTTACTTGCAACTCAATGCGGCATTGAAGTCGTTGCCGATTTTCGCCGTAAAGATATTGCTCTAGGCGGTGAAGGCGCTCCTCTAAGCCCAGCATTTAATGCCTTTCTTGCCCAAGGGGAAAAGTGTGCCTTCTTAAATATCGGTGGTATTGCCAACATCAGCCTTATCGATACAGAGGTGCAAGGCTGGGACACCGGGCCAGGCAACGGCCTTATTGACGCTTGGTTTCGCAGGCATCATCAACAGCATAAGCAAAGCTATGACAAAAACGGCAGCTGGGCCAAAACAGGACAGTGCTCAGAGCAGCTATTAAAGCTGCTATTACAACACAGCTATTTTTCTAAAAGAGCCCCAAAGAGCACAGGCAAAGAGGAGTTCACCCTCGGCTGGCTTGATAGTATTGTCGAGCAAGAACACCCCATAAGCCCCGAGGATGTTCAGGCCACCTTAGTTGAGCTAAGCGCTATCAGCATTGCCAATGAGCTTAATGAGCAAGCCCAGGGCTTAAAGGTCTATGTATCAGGAGGAGGCATCCACAATAAATACCTCATGCAGCGCCTTAGCAAATACTCTAAAAGCCAATTGTGCTCAAGTGCCGAGCTAGGTATAAACCCGGACTGGATGGAAGCTGCGGCCTTTGCTTGGTTAGCCCAGCGCTTTATAACACGCCAAACAGGAAACATCCCAAGCGTTACCGGTGCCAAACGTAGCGCAGTGCTTGGCAGCCTTTATTTGCCAGACTAA